The DNA region CCATCCGGGCGGTGCCTCTTGGATTGAGTGCACCCGTGGCACAGATATCACGGAACCCTTCGAATCTCATCATATTGAGGAGCGAGCTCGGGGAATGCTAAGCAAATTCGAAGTGCGACAGGCCACGAAGCCAAGGAACTATAAATTCACCCTCAAAGAAAATGGTTTTTACATGACCCTAAAGCGGAGGGTACGGGAAAAGCTAAGAAAAATCGAGTACTCCCCGACCAAGAAAACTGGGGTACGAATTAGATTTTAAGAGTCTTGAATTTACTCATAAACTACTAGTTCCTTTACAACGATtaactatttttataaatatatatatttaataagaaaGCTTTGTCTTGAAAGTTCCTATTTTCTACTTTAATTATTATTGAATATTATCTTGTTCAATGGTATAAGTTGGATAGAATCCGTTTTTCCCTCATAACTTTCTTAACttctttatatggtattcCTCCCTGTAAAGATACTACGGGACTAGATAAATGTAAAATGGTAAAACAGCaaaatggtaaaggttgtttttaaaattttttttagttgaTAAGAAGCGGCTTTTTTTTATGATCtattctattttttttaatctttcaGTTCCTTCACTTGGGCATCCTAGTCTCCGTTTTCATCTTTAGCTGGGTAGGCACAGTCCTGGACTCTTTGGTCTTTCAGGGACTTGCTGGCTTGGCTCTTTGCTGGGTGGCCACCTCCACACACAACTACTTCCATCAGCGGGATAATTGGCGGATGTATACCTTTAATCTAACGTTAATGAACTTCCGGAGTTGGCGCATTTCTCACGCCCTATCACACCATGTTTATGCGAATTCTCTGCATGATCTGGAGATGTCCATGTTTGAGCCATTTTTGTGCTGGATTCCCGATCGTCACTATGCAAGTAAAATGCAACGATGGATCTCTGTGGTTATATCACCAGTGGTGTATGTAGCCCTGTTTCAGGGACAGTTTATCCTGCGGTGAGTGAATTAACTAGCTCTGTTCTACATGgtattaataaacattttttttatttacagcATGGCTCTCTCCTTAACTAAAAGCAACCTTATGCACTGGGATGATCTCATAGGTTTTACCCTACCAATCTTTTTATATGTCTCCACTGGCGTTGGTCTGCTTGCCACTCTTGCTAGCTGGCAAATAATCGTAGCCGTGGGCAGCTTTATTTTTGGACTTGTGGGCCTCACAGCAGCCCATCATGATCCTCGAATTCTACACGATGGAGACACCCAACGTAAGGACATTGATTGGGGTCTTTATCAGGTGGATACAATCATAGACCGTGGAGATATCAAGTGGTCGGATCTCTTGGTGCTCACCCACTTTGGAGAGCACGCCCTGCATCATCTATTTCCCACTCTCGATCATGGAGTACTCAAGCAACTCTATCCCGAGTTAAGGAAAACCATTAAAGAGTTTGACGTGGAACTCAGGGAGATTAATCACTGGGGCCACATCAAGGGTCAAAATCAGCAATTGCTAAGGACCAAAAAGAATCCCCTGCCACCGGGTAGTAAAAAGTTGAAGTAGAATGGGTTTGGGTTAACTATGATAACTATGATATATGGAGGggaatattttgtttttgtaaataggGACGATTCAGGTTAAAGTAGCCCTACAAGTAAAATTAATtgatcttaaatattttttatattttctctTATAAAATTCCTTGTTTAACTATCAAAACAATTTGTGCTCTTATCAAAAAGGTTTGCTCGACTCTCTTTCAGTTTTAGTTAATGAAATTTAAAGCTCTTAGAGCGTTTCCGCTTTTTAATGGTGTTGGTTATGATACCtaaaaaccttttttaaatctttttacGGCCCACCAACATTTTTTGCATCATTTAATTACTTTAAGTTAATTGAGTTACTTCTTTAAGTTGAGACTTCAGCTGGTGTTGAGAAAAAGTgatagtttttttttgagtaAACCCCCATAAATGGTAGACAGCGTCAAATGGTGATATGGAAATGTGTTTTGCTGAATCATCGTGACAATGCAAATAGGAGTATTGAGCATGAATCGATTAGaacattaattttaaatgtttttcggaattctagaaaaacaaaaatatataaagctTATACTAAAATGTTATAGggttatttaatttaattaaaaatatatttataaatattaggAACCACAATTTCAtgtttataatatttgttGGGCTATGTctgttattataaataaattgttataCGTCTAATTTTGTGTTGACttagagaaaataaaaaactacaaataatttgaaacaattttttatggGAAACACGTATAACTCATGATATATATTGTGAATAGCAAAATAAGTTtagattaaaaaaataaaaatgaatataataatattaaagtgAATTTGACCTTGAACTTATATTTTTCTAAAGTTCTCTTAAAAAGCTGCAAACTTGTTGtcaaagatattttcttaaatcccCCGATAGCAGGTTTATAAACCGAAAGAGTCGATTTAAACTTTATAGAGCACCTAGATAAGAGTATCAATCGGAATGGAAGAGAGTCGATAAAGAAACTGTATGCCTAGTATTTATAAGGTTCATTAtgaattgcaaaaacaattgaagTTGTGAAATTCAATACaataacaaatatatttaagtcCTATTCTATTGTTCattcaaaattgtttttacCCCAATTGCTTAAGTACAAGTACAATCTCTTAAAATTCGAAGACATTATAATTCAGAATTCCCTTTCAAAGTACTTTATCACATAATGGTCAGCTTAACACCTTAAGGAAAAGGAAAGAGTCGAGTTAGACCTTTAAGAGAGATAAGATAAGAGTATAGTTTGGAATTGAAGGGAGTCGATAAGCCAATTAAACGACTAGCAACTTGAATTTTTTACCCATAAATAGCTAGCCGCATGCCCAGTTCTCTTCAGTTTTTAGTTCGACATTGACCGGAGAGGTCAGGcaaaaagtttataaaatGTTCGCGGTTCACTCCGTACTTTTGTTGCTGCTCGGTGTGGTGGCTTCCACCCAGGGAGCCAATATTCTGGGGCTCTTCAGCAGCCACAGCCAATCGCATCTGATCATCCACATGTCGGTGGCCAAGGCCCTGGTCGAAGCTGGACACAATGTGACGGTGGTATCGATGCTGAAGCCCAAGGTGACGCACAAGGACATCCACCTGATTGTGATCCCGATGAAGGATGAACAGGAGCTCATTATGGAGAACCAAATGACTGAAATGGCCGGCCAGAAGAATTCTCTCGTGAGCACCATGATTCGACTTCTAACTGGCATGGAAGTGATGATCAATGCTCAGGCTGAACTGCTCTCCGATCCGAGGTTCCAGCGAATTTATGAGACCAAATTTGATCTGATGATATTGGGTTACTTTATCAACGACTTCCAATTGGGAGTTGCCCATAAGCTAAAGGTTCCCGTAATCATTGACTGGATGTCAGCCCCTGTTCCAATAATTGACATGTTTACTGGTAATCCCACAGAGGTATCATATGTGCCCTTGCTAGGCACTGTTGGAACACATCCATTGAGTTTCTTTAAGAGAGCGGAAAACTTTGCTAAATTCCTGTTTTTCGAGTATATTATGGTTGTCTTTGATTTCAAAATAAACCGCATATATAATGAAGTCTTCCCGGAGAAAGATCAACCAACTCTCAAAGAGCTGAGAAAGAATATCTCGATAGCCTTCGTCGGATCCCGTTTGATTGCTGAGGGTCCCATTCGACCACTGGTACCTGCCATCATTGAAATCGGAGGAATTCAGGTGAAGGATAAGCCGGATCCGCTGCCCAAGGATATCGATCAGTTCTTAAACAAGTCCACCCAAGGAGCTGTCTTTCTATCCCTTGGTTCCAACATCAAAAGCTCAACGGTGAAGCCGGAAATTGTGCAGACCATCTTTAAGGTCCTGTCGGGACTGAAAGAGAACGTTATCTGGAAATGGGAGGACTTGGAGAACACACCCGGCAACGCATCCAATATACTTTATAAGAACTGGCTGCCCCAAGATGATATCCTGGCCCATCCGAACACCAAACTCTTTATCACACATGCCGGAAAGGGTGGCATCACTGAAGCCCAGTACCATGGAGTACCCATGGTGGCCTTGCCTATTTTTGGGGATCAACCCGGAAATGCCGCAGTCATGGAAAAATCGGGATATGGCCTGGCTCTCGATCTGCTGACCATTACCGAGGATACGCTGAGGGAGGCCCTTAAGGAAGTTTTGGAGAACAAGAAGTACAGCCAAGCTATTGGAAAGTTCTCCGCCTTATACAGAGATCGACCCCTCTCTGCAAAACAATCGGTGGTTTACTGGGCGGAGTATGTCCTAAGACATCATGGTGCCCCCCACCTGCAGAGTCCTTCGGTGCATATGAATTTCATTGAGCTCCACAATCTTGATATTTACCTTCTAATTGCAACAATCCTGGTCTTGTTTGTACTCCTAACTCGTCTGGTTGCGAAATTTGTATGGAACAAAATACGGGGCAAAGCAAAGATCTCACAGTCAAGAAAgaagcaataaaataaattaaataataagaaCTGTTTATGTATTATTTAtagaaagttaaatattttaataaaaaaacaaaataattttaaataactaTTTCATTTCTAATTACTAACTATTATCGTTATCTTCGCTTGATACGTGCTATCAATAGTTAAGATGGCCTAGTAATATTGTTTTGGCACCCCAAAGGtggttattattataataatattgaatgAGTTTAAACCGCTCCAAAAGTTGTTTAACCATActaaacttttattttagtttgacTTTCGACGGGGTTAGTTTTATTTGACTTTGTCAATCTTTATAAGGTTACATATTAGTACAGGTTTGTAAATCAAATCTGTTTGTGTAAAAAGTATTGAAAGGAAATAGTAGGATATACATTTGTTTCTTATATTTTGCTATCAACAATCATATAAAACCACCATCTGGCTAAATTACATACAAATGTAGGCCCTCAAAATTCGCAACAAACATGATAACATATGACACGATTTGCGATTGATAAGCTTGCAgtttatttcaatttaaagCGTTTAACCATGACTCAGGTCGCAGACACGCGATACGTTGTTAGACCCTAACGATAGCTATAAATCTATTGAGATAGTCTTGCCCGGTAGGACAGACCCTATTCAGAATTCCGTGATATGCCCAGTCACCCCGGCGCAGCTATACAAATTAAACCTGTATCAATTCAGATTGTTGCTGACGACATCTGAGGCACAGTTCTATATAAGCTGTCCCGCTGGAAAGATCGAAACTTAGTCGTTTGTTGTGAGTTCCATTGAAAAGTTCATTTATTGAGATGAAATATACTACGATTGTGCTTTCGTTCATATTACTTCTGGGCTCGAAAGACCCATAGAAGTGATGGAGCTAATACTTTAGGAATTTTTGGTACCCACAGTCCTTCCCATGTTATCGTGCATATGGTTGTGATGAAAACCCTTGCGGATCGGGGTTACAACATTACAGTGGTGACCCAGATGAAGCCCAATTTGGCGGAACATGAAAATATCACAGTGACACCGGAGCGAAAAGTTCATCCCGTCCCGATGACCAATGACTTTCAGCTGGGCATTACCGCCAAGCCTCACTGTCCGGTGATCATAACTTGGGTGGGCGTGCCCCTGCTTTTTATCCTTCTTGCATGCCCGGCTTAAATGTGGCCCTAGAAGCGGGTCAAAACTCCATGATGCTTACTCAAAGATTGGGTAACTTTTTCAGGCATTCCATCCTGGACATAGTCATTAAACTGTTGAATTTAAAGATGAACCTAATGTATGAGTATTATTTTTGCTAAGTTACTTTAAACTTTGGCTTTGGTCGTTGGTTGGATAGGCACACACTGACGGCGAAGGAATTGGAGGAGAACATCCATGAGGTCCTTGAGAACCCATCGTATCGAGAGACCATCGGTAAGTTCTCCACCCTCTCTATAGGGATCGTCCTCTAACAGCCCGTCAATCGGTTGTCTACTGGACCGAGTACGTACTGCGTCACTAGGGAGCCTATCATCTACAGAGTCCCCTCATCCACATGGACTTCATAGCCAGCAATAATCTCCATGTCCTTGGAGTAATTCTTCTCGTGAGTCTGGTACTTTGCTGATACTCATAGTCATATATAAATTCGTATTTCGCAAGATTTTTAATGTTGTGCTTGGCCATAGTTATCAAGAAAAAACCCTGCCTGCCaagcttaaaaataataaatcgtTATGCCATCTTGTCATTGCGAATTCGTTATATCAGTTGGCGTTATGAAATGCGAAATTGCACAAAAGTGTTGCTGTGGGGTCAGTGATCAAGTATTATGTTCTGTTTTGAGGAATACCCATTGATAAAttaacattaataaaaaaacaactGATAATACCTTtcttttatactttttataagaaGCAACACTGATAAAGACTACTAGAGAGATAAAAGCTTTGCTGGAAAGCATGACTGCGTATAAAAAAGGCATTTCAGGGGCGTAGCCTACGCTTAGTCTTGGGGGTTCAGCCCCTTAGAAAGTATGCTATACAAAATGTCTTTTAAAAACCCCTCTGAATAAAGACCTGACTCAGCCACTGTATATGTGTATATGTAGGGTTAGATAAACACTGGGGGCCTTGAAATTAATCGTTTGCAATTTTTTGGTGTCGCACAATCTTAAATACTTTTTGACCAGGAGCGGATTATGGCTTAGTAAGGGATTAATGCACAGTAATGCTTCTTAATAGAATAACCTAAGAATCTTAAACCCTTGCTATCTGCAATATAACTCAAGTGCCCCCAGAGACCTGCACTTTAcgtaaataatttaattatactGATGTCATGCACCTTTAACAACCCGGCAATTAATGAAATAGCAACAAAGACTCCCAGACCTAGAACAACACTCGCCGCACTCAACAGGTTGCTCCCACAATCCCCCACAGCGATTATTTTTAGAGGCCTCCCGCTCAGTAATTCTCACTTCTCGAGAACTATTCCATCCCATCGGGTCATACCGATTCCGATTCTGTTCGGATTCAATTCTCAGTTATTCGAGCGGCATCCGAGGCAGCGCGTGCCGAACGCGTATTGTTTTCCAAAtctgttttatattatttaatggCTC from Drosophila subpulchrella strain 33 F10 #4 breed RU33 chromosome 2L, RU_Dsub_v1.1 Primary Assembly, whole genome shotgun sequence includes:
- the LOC119548492 gene encoding cytochrome b5-related protein, which codes for MAPNIEEDVAWKVSGISRTYPSYRQQRPITSESWLEGKHADDEAEGLWRINDKLYDLSDFAARHPGGASWIECTRGTDITEPFESHHIEERARGMLSKFEVRQATKPRNYKFTLKENGFYMTLKRRVREKLRKIEYSPTKKTGFLHLGILVSVFIFSWVGTVLDSLVFQGLAGLALCWVATSTHNYFHQRDNWRMYTFNLTLMNFRSWRISHALSHHVYANSLHDLEMSMFEPFLCWIPDRHYASKMQRWISVVISPVVYVALFQGQFILRMALSLTKSNLMHWDDLIGFTLPIFLYVSTGVGLLATLASWQIIVAVGSFIFGLVGLTAAHHDPRILHDGDTQRKDIDWGLYQVDTIIDRGDIKWSDLLVLTHFGEHALHHLFPTLDHGVLKQLYPELRKTIKEFDVELREINHWGHIKGQNQQLLRTKKNPLPPGSKKLK
- the LOC119548454 gene encoding UDP-glucosyltransferase 2, translated to MFAVHSVLLLLLGVVASTQGANILGLFSSHSQSHLIIHMSVAKALVEAGHNVTVVSMLKPKVTHKDIHLIVIPMKDEQELIMENQMTEMAGQKNSLVSTMIRLLTGMEVMINAQAELLSDPRFQRIYETKFDLMILGYFINDFQLGVAHKLKVPVIIDWMSAPVPIIDMFTGNPTEVSYVPLLGTVGTHPLSFFKRAENFAKFLFFEYIMVVFDFKINRIYNEVFPEKDQPTLKELRKNISIAFVGSRLIAEGPIRPLVPAIIEIGGIQVKDKPDPLPKDIDQFLNKSTQGAVFLSLGSNIKSSTVKPEIVQTIFKVLSGLKENVIWKWEDLENTPGNASNILYKNWLPQDDILAHPNTKLFITHAGKGGITEAQYHGVPMVALPIFGDQPGNAAVMEKSGYGLALDLLTITEDTLREALKEVLENKKYSQAIGKFSALYRDRPLSAKQSVVYWAEYVLRHHGAPHLQSPSVHMNFIELHNLDIYLLIATILVLFVLLTRLVAKFVWNKIRGKAKISQSRKKQ